The following proteins are encoded in a genomic region of Brachypodium distachyon strain Bd21 chromosome 1, Brachypodium_distachyon_v3.0, whole genome shotgun sequence:
- the LOC100838442 gene encoding reticulon-like protein B16 — MESGASGAEARIDGSADPGSSAGGGYRPSVHQIVGSGKAADIILWKCRRATVGLIFGATMAWWLFEKSELSFLTICCDVLLILIVVQFIWVKISGLLNKQPRPLPELVLSEEMVNNAAASFRVKVNSMLMVAHDITLGKDFRLFFQVVSILWLLSVIGNFYSSITLAYIGTIALVTVPVLYHRHQENVDMYAGMLHRNISRHYKIVDENVISRLPRSFIRDKDE; from the exons ATGGAGTCCGGCGCCAGCGGTGCGGAGGCCCGGATCGATGGATCCGCCGACCCCGGCagctccgccggcggcggctaccgGCCCTCTGTGCACCAGATCGTCGGCAGCGGGAAAG CTGCCGATATCATCTTATGGAAGTGTAGACGTGCTACAGTTGGTCTTATATTTGGTGCTACGATGGCATGGTGGTTATTCGAGAAGTCAGAACTGTCATTCTTGACGATCTGTTGTGATGTACTGCTGATTTTGATAGTTGTACAGTTCATATGGGTGAAAATATCTGGGTTGCTAAATAA GCAACCTAGGCCACTACCTGAGTTAGTTCTATCAGAGGAGATGGTTAACAATGCTGCAGCATCATTCCGTGTTAAAGTCAACAGCATGCTGATGGTTGCACATGACATTACTCTTGGCAAGGACTTCCGGCTCTTTTTCCAG GTTGTGTCTATCCTCTGGCTGCTATCTGTCATTGGCAATTTCTACTCTTCTATAACTCTTGCTTATATAG GAACCATTGCTTTGGTGACAGTACCTGTACTGTACCATAGACACCAGGAGAACGTGGATATGTATGCAGGAATGCTCCACCGAAATATCTCAAGGCATTACAAGATAGTTGATGAAAATGTTATAAGCAGACTGCCGAGAAGCTTTATCAGAGATAAGGACGAGTGA